ATTTAGAGTtagtcctcgtcttatgaccagaaacaagcccaacatttctgtcactTAAGCAAGATGTTTATTAAATGAATATTACCccgtttttatgacctttcctaccACAGTTGTTGCATGAACCACTGCCGTGGTTAATTTagacacacagttgttaagcaagtctggctttcccattggttTTCCTTGTTAAAAGGTCCCAAAAgggaatcatgtgaccctgggacaccgtcgtaaatgtgaatcagttgccaagcatctgaatttggatcacatgccccaaagggatgctacaatgatcaTGACGTGTGAAAAACTATCATAAGTAATTTttttggtgccgttgtaactaaacaaagattttgtattttatttacctagcactgatgatgttacctagttgggtaatgaaatgtctgtaagaaaacaggcaagctcagagagcaccaggggcccctcgtttattttatatattgattGATTTGTTCGATTTCTATGGCATCCCATCTCGGTCAATGCCTCTGGGCAGCGGTAAAATGCAAAgtcttttgctactggttctgtgggcgtggcttggtgggggggtcatgtgacgatgggcatggccaacctttttaaaactttttaaagtattttttactacttattcacccgaaccggtagtaaaaaaagtgctttaaaaaagtaaaagaaaaggttccaacgatcgcgcggcacagctgcgatcgttggaacttttttttttttttactttttaaagcatttttttactaccggttctcccgaaccggagcgaaccagtagcactaAACCCCTGCCTCTGGGTGGCTTGTAGTTCAGAAATATATTAcgactaaaatttaaaaaatgtttcaagaCAATAAAAACATCCAGACCAGTTAAAAACATGGAAACCAATAGCAAACCTAAAAGCAacaaaaacagcaaaaaacaaaagcaaaaatccctaccctgGAATTGTAAATAGCATAGAGCCagatagataaaaatataaagtTTGCTTGGAGTtggtattctctctctctctcccccccccaccttctcttttctctctctttctgtctcttttttctttctctaaatatctcactttctatctctctctcactctctctgtctcttttctttctctctctctctcttttgctgtctctctctctctctctctctctctctctctctctctctctctctctcacacacacacacacacacacacacacacacacacacacacttacttaCAGGTCCATAAGTGCCCATGTGCTGAATTATTCCCTTCCACAAAAAAAATAGGAGGAATGGCTTGGGCAGCTGTTTAATCCCATCCTCATTTACATTTGTGGTTGGGACGTGacagggtggctcaggggctaggacgttgagcttgtcgatcgaaaggtcggcagctcagcggttcaaatccctagtgctgccgtgtaacggggtgagctcccattacttgtcccagcttctgccaacctagcagttggaaagcacataaaaaatgcaaatagaaaaatagggaccacttttggtgggaaggtcacagcgttccgtgcgcctttggtgttgagtcatgccagccacatgaccacggagacgtcttcggacagtgctggctcttcggctttgaaacggagatgagcaccggcccctagagccagcaacgactagcacatatgtgcgaggggaacctttacctttacctaactagctagaactgaagaagctcctcggatgagaaatgaaatgttttcaaacaaaAAACCACCAAGAAAGACCAGTTcttggagggggggaaaacccttTTGGGATTTCTGGACTCAGTATTGACTATAGCAGACAGTGATTAATGTGAGAGAACACAATCTTAGGGAGACCAACAAGTGATCTCGCGTGGGTGGGAAGTGGTCTCGGAGCCTAAATccccttcttttctgtagcaattTCAGTGGCCACCGTGTAATTTTGCAGCCTGCAGACATTTGGACCGAATGGGACAATTCACTGCGGTCAACTCGCCACGAGACAACTGGTTGCAGGACAattcaatttaaaacaattattttatattattttatatattatttttatttttgtcgttcacacttcatttcatccctcctttggcatcctttctttaacgaTTCCATTCCACAGTTTCTTTTGAGATGAGTGTAACGCTGGTCCCGCGGCCAGTTTGCGACGGTGACTTATCCTGGGGCGAGTTCTCCCCGGCACGCtgtccatggcaagttggctgtggcgagttgtcgtAGACCGCACATGTAGGCCTTTGTGGTTGTGTTTGTTACAGAGCCACAGGGTGGCAGTGTGTGCTTGCAAATGGCCTGCTCTTAGCTACAAGGCACAAGCATGAAGCTTTCTAGTCCAGGTTgttgagtgtgtttgtgtgtttggaaATTGTAGAACACAGAATCCTAGGACCGGAAGGGACCTTGATATAACTGTATATCAATCATTCAgaattgagctggaagggaccttggaggtcttctagtccagccccctgctcacgcaggacacCTTATATTATCTCAGACACGTGGCTGTGCAGCCTCTTCTTAAAgttctccagtgttggagaacccacaacttctgaaggcaaattattccattaattaatagcaatagacttatataccgcttcacagtgttttgcagccctctctaagcggtttacagagtcggcctcttgcccccaaccatctgggtcctcattttactgacctgggaaaAAGGGAAGGCTGGGTCCACCTTCAGCCAgtggagattcaaactgccaaaattgcagtcagcagaaagtagagtaacagaataacagagttggaagggaccttggaggccttctagtccaaccccctgctcaagcaggagaccctatgctgttccagacaagtgactgtccagtctcttctcgaagggctccagtgatggagcaaccacaacgtctgaaggcaacttctgttccaatgGTTAAgaagtcaggaaacttctccttagttccaggttgcgtctccccttgattagtttccatccgttgcttcttctcctgccttctggtgctttggagaatagtttgaccccctcttcttctttgcaGCAAGCCcccagatactggaagactgctctcatgtcacccctggtccttctcttcatttgaCATCCCTAGTTCTCCTCCGAATTCTCTTTACAGATCTGGGCTAGTAACTTCCTGCCCAACGAAGCCTCGCTGGAGGACCAGTCGCAACGGAAATACTACCGAGACAATTCTGTCCCCATGCTGCTGGAGTATGCCCGGCTGGAAACCGAGCGGAAGGTGGGGACCGCTGCCCCAGTAGggaagaggggtggggtgggcggtcTCCACTTGGGGATGCCGGCTCTGAGGCTGATCTGGGGGAGGGTGCCTTGCAGGAACGGGTCGTGGTGGAAAATGCGGACTGGCTGGTGGTGGTGCCCTACTGGGCAGTGTGGCCCTTCCAGACACTTTTGCTTCCTCGGAGACACGTCCGCCGATTGGAGGAGCTCCGGGAGAGCGAGAGAGACAGTAAGTGGCCAGCGTGGGAAGTatttgtggggtccttagtgctgccTGAGGgacgggaaggaggaggaggaagaggagaaggaaggggaagacaagggaggaggaggaagaggagaaggaagggggaggaggaggagaaagaggaagaaaagggaggaggaggaagggggaggaggaggaggaagaagagaaggaagaggaagaaaagggaggagaaggaagaggaggaggaagaagagaaggaagaggaagaaaagggaggagaaggaagaggaggaggaggaagagaaggaagagggaggaagaggaagaggaaggggggaggaggaggaggaagagaagcactaggaggaagaagaggaggagatgatgattgtgggttccttggtgctttctgagcttggtggttttcttgcagacgtttcatgacccaactaggtaatatcatcagtgctagaagggaatgctaTCTATttgtagtggcttgccctgtcagtgtcggTGGGAGCGTTGTTGGTAGTCCTTTGATTGGGGTTGCTGATTtctgataatgttccctagttgggtcatgaaaggtctgcaagaaagccacccagctcagagagcaccagggacccccatAACCTTAGTCTTGGCCCTCCTCTTCTCTGCAGACCCCACTCCTTTCAGAGATGCGCAAATGGAGTCTGGGGGGGCTCCAGCCCAGctgttggtgggggtgggggtgtgggATGGCTTGGCGGTTGCAGGAGATCAGTTGACTACCTTTGAGCCTCTTTCTTTTTGCAGGCCTGGCCTCCATCATGAAGAGGCTTCTCACCCGATACGACAACCTCTTCCAGGTGTCCTTCCCTTACTCCATGGGTTGGCATGGTGAgcgtcatggggggggggggggagagggaaagccTTCCCAGGGTTGGttgggttctttctttctttctttctttctttctttctttctttctttctttctttctttctttctttctttctttctttctttttcttcctgtctttctctctctctctctctttttctttctttctctctttatctttatctttttctttctttttctctttctttctctttctttttctttctttctctctttctttttctttctttcccccttccttccttctttttctttctttctttctttttctttctttctttctctctctttttctttctttcttattcttctttcttttctttctctttctctttctttctctttctttctctctttcttttctttctttcctctttctttctatctttctgtctttctgtctttctttctttctttctttccttctttctttctttctttccttccttccttcctttcttttcttttcttcctcctccatctccctccttttccttccttccttccttcctttcttttttctttttcctccctcccatctccctccctttttcctccctccctccctccctccttccctccctcccttccttccatggcTATTCATCTCCTTTCACAGCTCAAAGCAActgtgggtggcttacaatataataaaacctCCTGATAGAAAAAGCATTATCAGTGAAAAACTAAAGTGACAAAGGATTAACCACAGACTACAAGTCTGCCTGGGGGAGAGCAGCGGTGGCGCCTTCTCTGTTAATCTACCAACCACCTCCAGCCGACGTCTTCTTCCTTGGGctgccagccagcatagctggattTTAAGGTCCTTCCTGAAGGCCAAGAAGACGGGGGATGGATCTCGCATCTGGTGGCAAGAGGTTCCCAAgggcaggagccacagcagagaaggctcttctcctggaccccagCAACAGGAATTCCTTGGCAAACCGAGTTTATGGCAGGCAACTATTAAGATTTTAAAACGTCAGCCACCTTCCGCCTGGCTGAGAACCATAGATTAAAAATGAGTATATGATGCATCTTTACATATTGGCTCCGttaaggaggggtctccaaccttggccgctttaagacttgcagacttcaactcccagaattcctcagccaaccatgctgcctggggaattctgggagttgaagtccacaggtcgtaaaggggcCATAATTGTTGCCCTCCTCTGCCTTGTTCGGTTTATGGATTCCCTTTCAACCCTGGCTGTCCCCTTCCTTTCTGCACCCCAGGGAGCAAATCCCGTTACAGctggcaccaggggtgaaatataaaagttttcccttccggttctgggcgtggcttaattggtgggcgtggcttggtggtcaggtgactggatgggtgtggccaataacaataaataataaaaataataaacaaagtacacaaaacaataagaggtaccaaaaaccaactttcacactttacccacacacacaacacaacacagctggtttacacataatgtaaaagcagctgcacttcacccaaaatggcccctgcaacaagcaagaatctcacacagccacaaaaagctcaaaaatcaactttcacactttacacacaacacagcacaacacaactgactctctcacacacacaaaatgccacatacagctttgtgagattttgtgtgttcgtgtagctggagtgaaacactacagaaacacaccaaatctcagaaagctgcacaaatattttattttttttatatttttagataaaagcagctaaatttaaaactttcttaactttaaattgctatatctaaaaaaaaaactcctaaaaaaaccccccaattaactattttgttaaagcccccccccaaaaaaaacccccagttacttacccaattgaagggacaaggcaggcagattgagttgctgactgatgagatggattgcaggcaggcagattgagttgctagctgatgcaactgattgcagcagccgaagcaaggcaggaaaagcgagcgagcccgaaagaagcagcaagctgccaagtaagcAAGTGgaaaccgggcgattgggtgggcatggacggggtggggtggggcagggatttttgctactggttctccaaactacccgcccccatcgctaccagatcgcccgaaccgggagcatttcacccctgggtggcacCCAACTCACCTCCCTTGGGCTAAAATCTGATTTCCTGCTCTCTTTGCCGCCTCTTTCCCACAGGAGCTCCGACGGGACCGTACCTGGAGGCCGACTGCAGGCACTGGCAGCTCCACGCCCATTACTACCCTCCCCTACTGCGTTCCGCCACCATCCGTAAATTCATGGTGGGCTACGAGATGCTGGCTCAGGCCCAGAGGGACTTGACTCCAGAGCAGGTGAGGGGGAGCTAGGAGATGGGCTGTAGCTGCTGGAAGGGGCTGTGGCCCACCTGTCTTTGAAAgaagtttaaaataaaagcagaatatttttagctcaggGTGGAAATGAAGGGCCCtgggtgctctccgagcttggttggtttcttgtagacatttcacgactccactaggtaacctcatcagtgttagaagggagtggggattgtgAGGAGGAGGTGTTGGTgaggactgtgggggtccttggtgctctctgacctgggtggttttcttgcagacatttcatgacccaactaggtgacatcatcagtgctagaaggggaggaggaggaggaggaggaggaggaggaagacgaggaAAGGACTGTGGTGTCACTGATCTTCCCTCAACCTAGTTaattgtgaagtccttggtgctctctgagatggttgttttcttgcagacgtttcatgacccaactaagtaacgtcATCAGGgttggttgggtaatgaaacatctggaggaatacaacaaagctcagagagcaccaaggagctctCAAATTTAAAATTTCACCATTTAGTGGCTGGACTCATCGGTGGGAATGGGCAGAGAAAGGCTGAGGGTGGAAGAGGCCTTTGGGCTGTGACTACCAGTCTTCAGTTGGTGGCCAGACGCTGCTTTTGGGTTATTAAAATTGCTAAGCAAATGTAGGTCTtcaagacttgaggacttcaactcccagaatccctcagccttaagacttgtggatttcaactcccagaattcctcagccagccatgctagctgtgaaattctggaagttgaagtccccaagtctttaaagttgccaagtttggagaccccctacAATAGACTGTGGAAATAATGAAGGagccaggaaggaagggagaactcCCTGAGTCTtgtaccctctggaatgagcttcccccaggacttcgacaacttccagacctccggacctttcgccgcgagcttaaaacatatctattctttcgagcaggactggcttaatagggttttaaatatggattttattggggtttattttatatttcgtattgtattttaaatttaggctattggaataagttttttaaatattgtttttattgaaatgtattgtttttattttatctgcctgttcaccgccctgagtcctccgggagaagggcggtatacaaattaaattattattattattattattattattgttccctTTTTTGGGAGGCAGCATTCAGCaaagccccccccgcccccccctttctttctttcacctctttccttcttctccctccatgCTGCTTTCTCCTTACAGGCCGCTGAACGTTTGAGGAACCTTCCTGAGCACCATTACAAGCTGGACACCAAGGAGGCACCCTAGGGCAGATGGTAGCTCTGCTGGCGTGTGGCAGTCGCACAATCCGTAGCGGCTGACAAAGAGAGCCGCTGGACATTAAAGGGTCTGTCCTTGGGGGCGGCTGAGAACTTTCCTCAGGAATGGCCTGACCTCCGGCCGAATGCCAGTCCGGCTGCCCGACTCCCCTAAGGCTGTGAGGCTAGTGACCAGTTAAGCCAGGACCTCTTCCCTTCTCAAAAGTCCTCTGCAGAACCGGAGGCTCCGTGTCCTGTGTGTCCACAAGAGCTGAGCCCCATCCTTGGAGAAGGAGGAAGTGGGGGGCCCCTCTCCCCAACACCAAGTTTGTACCGTGGCTGCTCTGCCCAATAAATCAGACTGTTTCTTTTTCTGAActctctgttgtgactcgtcctccctcctctcctcagccgggcccctcccgtctccaaccgggtctGTTTTCAGACTCCGAGTctcataatgaagatgaacggcctgtcatgcctccagcccccggccctggccccatgcccggcatgtgttcctttggctcagccgtcagaagaagccagccagggattggaattactcgggcctactccttctgacccctccctttcccaaacagcagaagacaattcaaagtgggaggatcctcgcttcgggagatctgagaggcgatgccagcagaaggaagggaggggcaggtctggataaatgctgagtcatggagccacaccccacagcctatataaaggacctgcttttggcattccaaccttgagtcaagcaaagtctcatctagtttgctgatatcagactctatcgctgaagtcacaacttggactcctgcctgccctgataaacctcgaagaaatttggcaagctgcagaggcttcgttgccacgtttgatgcggacttccttgacccggtcgtcggagggggagtgacaCTCTCCTCAAAtgatgtgttctgtcctccttcgcctccgtctgagtgatggcttaattacccGGCATTatgagctctggcagcagaatagcgagcgtctgccaagtatctcttatctccctcgatgctgatgagtcacccaggaacaaacttcagctcttagttaatcagttgatttgcctgctacgaagaggcacagcagttct
This genomic window from Ahaetulla prasina isolate Xishuangbanna chromosome 2, ASM2864084v1, whole genome shotgun sequence contains:
- the GALT gene encoding galactose-1-phosphate uridylyltransferase isoform X2, producing MRRPWQGQVEKPPEEDPPRHDPANPLCPGATRANGKVNPNYESTFVFDNDFPALQPDAPEPEADDHPLLRSASARGVCRVMCFHPWTDLTLPLMSLAEVRRVIDKWAEIAVELGASYTWVQIFENKGAMMGCSNSHPHCQIWASNFLPNEASLEDQSQRKYYRDNSVPMLLEYARLETERKERVVVENADWLVVVPYWAVWPFQTLLLPRRHVRRLEELRESERDSLASIMKRLLTRYDNLFQVSFPYSMGWHGAPTGPYLEADCRHWQLHAHYYPPLLRSATIRKFMVGYEMLAQAQRDLTPEQAAERLRNLPEHHYKLDTKEAP
- the GALT gene encoding galactose-1-phosphate uridylyltransferase isoform X1, translating into METAAKFQPSEHQHLRYNPLREDWVLVSAHRMRRPWQGQVEKPPEEDPPRHDPANPLCPGATRANGKVNPNYESTFVFDNDFPALQPDAPEPEADDHPLLRSASARGVCRVMCFHPWTDLTLPLMSLAEVRRVIDKWAEIAVELGASYTWVQIFENKGAMMGCSNSHPHCQIWASNFLPNEASLEDQSQRKYYRDNSVPMLLEYARLETERKERVVVENADWLVVVPYWAVWPFQTLLLPRRHVRRLEELRESERDSLASIMKRLLTRYDNLFQVSFPYSMGWHGAPTGPYLEADCRHWQLHAHYYPPLLRSATIRKFMVGYEMLAQAQRDLTPEQAAERLRNLPEHHYKLDTKEAP
- the GALT gene encoding galactose-1-phosphate uridylyltransferase isoform X3; translated protein: MCFHPWTDLTLPLMSLAEVRRVIDKWAEIAVELGASYTWVQIFENKGAMMGCSNSHPHCQIWASNFLPNEASLEDQSQRKYYRDNSVPMLLEYARLETERKERVVVENADWLVVVPYWAVWPFQTLLLPRRHVRRLEELRESERDSLASIMKRLLTRYDNLFQVSFPYSMGWHGAPTGPYLEADCRHWQLHAHYYPPLLRSATIRKFMVGYEMLAQAQRDLTPEQAAERLRNLPEHHYKLDTKEAP